Proteins encoded in a region of the Novibacillus thermophilus genome:
- the gyrA gene encoding DNA gyrase subunit A, producing the protein MAESNPRIRDVNISQEMRNSFLDYAMSVIVSRALPDVRDGLKPVHRRILYAMNELGITPDKPYKKSARIVGEVIGKYHPHGDAAVYDTLVRMAQDFSYRYMLVDGHGNFGSVDGDAAAAMRYTEARMSKISTELLRDINKDTIDFGPNYDGEEKEPLVLPARFPNLLVNGTSGIAVGMATNIPPHNLGEVIDGVVHLIDHPDATLEDVCEWIKGPDFPTGAQILGKKGIRRAYATGHGSIVMRAKAFVEEARGGKSRIVVEEIPYQVNKARLIEKIAELVREKKIEDITDLRDESDREGLRIVIELRRDANPQVVLNNLYKQTALQMSYGINMLALVDGQPQVMNLKEVLTHYLEHQKVVIRRRTQFELDKAEARAHILEGLRVALDHLDEVITLIRSSRTTEEAKAGLINRFELSEKQAQAILDMRLQRLTGLEREKIESEYQELLQTIARLREILADEQKILGVIREELLEIKAQYADERRTQITVEESEIDVEDLIPEEEVAVLLTHNGYTKRLPLSTYRSQKRGGRGVSGMGTKEDDFVEHLIITNSHNYIMFFSNRGKVYRLKAYEVPEMGRAARGTPIINLIQIEQGEYIEAVIPVKDFDRDRYLFFATRHGIVKKTALGDFANIRKGGLFAINLRNGDELIDVRLTDGSQEIIIGTAHGQSIRFPEQDVRTMGRTATGVKGITLNRGDHVVGMDIVKEDANVLVVTENGYGKRTPMHEYRVQTRGGKGIKTLNVTDRNGPVIGLKVMLDDDDLMIVTEMGVIIRQHVNGISVMGRYTQGVKLISMRADEKVGTIARVEVTDNLDNGV; encoded by the coding sequence ATGGCAGAAAGTAATCCACGCATTCGAGACGTGAACATTAGCCAAGAAATGCGCAATTCGTTTTTGGACTACGCCATGAGCGTCATCGTCAGCCGGGCGCTCCCGGATGTTCGGGACGGGTTAAAGCCCGTCCACCGGCGCATTTTGTACGCGATGAACGAATTGGGCATCACTCCGGACAAACCGTACAAAAAGTCGGCACGTATTGTGGGGGAAGTCATCGGGAAGTACCATCCCCACGGCGACGCGGCTGTGTACGACACTTTGGTCCGGATGGCGCAAGACTTTTCGTACCGTTACATGCTCGTCGACGGGCACGGCAACTTCGGATCGGTCGACGGAGACGCAGCAGCGGCCATGCGTTACACAGAAGCGCGCATGTCCAAAATTTCGACTGAGCTGCTTCGAGACATCAACAAAGACACGATTGACTTCGGACCAAACTACGACGGTGAAGAGAAGGAGCCCCTCGTGCTGCCGGCGCGTTTCCCCAATTTGCTCGTCAACGGCACGTCTGGAATCGCCGTCGGCATGGCGACGAACATTCCGCCACACAATTTGGGAGAGGTCATCGACGGGGTCGTGCACTTAATCGACCACCCGGACGCCACGTTAGAAGATGTGTGCGAATGGATCAAAGGCCCCGATTTCCCCACAGGCGCGCAAATTTTGGGGAAGAAAGGAATACGTCGCGCGTACGCCACCGGACACGGCAGCATCGTGATGCGTGCCAAAGCGTTTGTCGAAGAGGCGAGGGGAGGCAAAAGCCGCATTGTCGTCGAAGAAATCCCGTACCAAGTGAACAAGGCCCGGTTGATTGAAAAAATTGCCGAGCTGGTGCGAGAGAAGAAAATCGAGGACATCACCGATTTGCGCGACGAGTCCGACCGGGAAGGACTCCGCATCGTCATCGAACTGCGCCGTGACGCCAACCCGCAAGTAGTACTGAACAATTTGTACAAACAGACGGCGCTGCAGATGAGCTACGGGATCAACATGCTCGCCCTTGTCGACGGACAGCCGCAAGTGATGAACTTAAAAGAAGTGCTCACCCATTACTTAGAGCACCAAAAAGTCGTCATCCGCCGCCGCACCCAGTTCGAATTAGACAAAGCTGAGGCGCGAGCCCACATTTTGGAAGGGCTCCGCGTCGCCCTCGACCACCTCGACGAAGTGATTACCCTCATTCGCTCCTCGCGCACGACGGAAGAGGCGAAAGCCGGACTCATCAACCGCTTTGAACTGTCTGAAAAGCAAGCGCAGGCGATTCTCGACATGCGCCTGCAGCGGTTGACTGGATTAGAGCGGGAAAAAATTGAGAGTGAGTACCAAGAACTGCTACAAACGATTGCTAGATTGAGGGAGATTCTCGCTGACGAGCAAAAAATTCTCGGCGTCATCCGGGAAGAATTGCTGGAAATTAAAGCCCAGTACGCCGATGAGCGGCGCACCCAGATTACGGTTGAAGAGAGTGAGATTGACGTCGAAGACCTCATCCCGGAAGAAGAAGTGGCGGTTTTGCTCACGCATAACGGCTACACGAAGCGCCTGCCCCTGTCCACCTATCGCAGTCAGAAGCGGGGCGGTCGCGGTGTGAGCGGGATGGGGACGAAAGAGGACGACTTCGTCGAACACTTAATTATTACGAATTCCCACAACTACATCATGTTTTTCTCCAACCGCGGGAAGGTGTACCGGCTCAAAGCGTATGAGGTGCCGGAAATGGGACGGGCCGCCCGCGGCACGCCGATCATCAATCTGATTCAAATTGAGCAGGGTGAATACATTGAAGCGGTCATTCCGGTCAAAGACTTTGATCGTGACCGGTACTTGTTCTTCGCCACCCGTCACGGGATTGTGAAGAAAACAGCCTTGGGCGATTTTGCCAACATCCGCAAAGGAGGGCTGTTCGCCATCAATTTGCGTAACGGAGACGAATTGATCGACGTCCGGTTGACGGACGGCAGCCAGGAAATCATTATCGGCACCGCCCATGGACAGTCCATCCGCTTCCCGGAACAAGATGTGCGGACGATGGGGCGCACCGCGACCGGTGTCAAAGGGATTACCCTCAACCGCGGCGACCACGTCGTCGGAATGGATATTGTGAAAGAGGACGCCAACGTGCTCGTCGTGACGGAGAACGGGTACGGGAAGCGAACCCCGATGCACGAGTACCGGGTCCAAACCCGCGGTGGCAAAGGGATTAAAACACTGAATGTGACCGACCGCAACGGCCCTGTCATCGGCTTGAAAGTGATGTTGGACGACGACGATTTAATGATCGTCACGGAAATGGGCGTCATCATTCGCCAACACGTCAACGGCATTTCAGTGATGGGGCGTTACACGCAAGGGGTCAAACTGATTTCAATGAGAGCAGATGAAAAAGTGGGGACGATTGCCAGAGTAGAAGTGACGGACAACTTGGATAACGGCGTGTGA
- a CDS encoding type III polyketide synthase, producing MPRIASIGTAVPPYAVSQEKAREFAREMFGRAFCDIDRLLRVFDNANIQKRYFTVPMEWFKEHHSFREKNDTYIRAAADLSAEAVERCLSRARLKAQQVDHLIFVSTTGLSTPSIDALLANRFNMSRHLKRTPVWGLGCAGGAVGLSRAYEFAKAFPESRVLLVTLELCSLTFQRHDLSKSNLIATSLFGDGAAAVLVYGDDVDSVTFDGPSVLASMSTLWEDTEDVMGWDIADNGLNVVFSKDIPTIVKTLMRANMEQFLAEQQLTLSQINRFVPHPGGMKVIDAYEKALGLSPEQTTPAKSVLSQYGNMSSASVLFVLDEMMQDGQPGDYGIVTALGPGFSSEQLLLRW from the coding sequence ATGCCGCGCATTGCTTCAATCGGTACAGCGGTTCCACCGTACGCAGTGTCTCAAGAGAAGGCGAGGGAGTTTGCCCGTGAAATGTTCGGCCGCGCCTTTTGCGACATCGACCGCCTATTACGCGTGTTCGACAATGCGAACATTCAGAAGCGCTATTTCACTGTGCCGATGGAATGGTTTAAAGAGCACCACTCCTTTCGCGAAAAAAACGATACGTACATCCGGGCAGCGGCTGATTTGTCGGCTGAAGCAGTCGAAAGGTGCTTATCGAGAGCTAGACTGAAAGCCCAGCAAGTCGACCACCTCATTTTCGTTTCCACGACCGGCCTTTCCACTCCGAGCATAGACGCCCTTCTCGCCAACCGGTTCAACATGTCCCGTCATCTCAAGCGGACTCCCGTATGGGGACTGGGGTGTGCCGGAGGAGCAGTCGGACTTTCAAGAGCGTACGAGTTTGCGAAGGCATTCCCCGAAAGTCGCGTGTTGTTGGTGACCCTCGAGCTGTGCAGCCTGACCTTTCAGCGCCACGATCTATCCAAGAGCAATTTAATTGCCACGTCGCTGTTTGGCGACGGCGCTGCCGCTGTCCTCGTTTACGGCGACGACGTTGACAGCGTGACGTTCGACGGCCCGTCCGTTCTCGCCTCGATGAGCACCCTGTGGGAAGACACTGAAGACGTCATGGGGTGGGACATCGCAGACAACGGGTTAAATGTCGTCTTCTCCAAAGACATCCCCACCATCGTGAAAACGTTGATGCGCGCGAACATGGAACAATTTTTAGCCGAGCAACAGCTGACCCTCAGTCAGATAAACCGCTTTGTCCCGCATCCGGGCGGGATGAAAGTGATTGACGCTTACGAGAAGGCATTAGGCCTTTCACCAGAACAGACAACACCGGCCAAGTCTGTCTTATCTCAATACGGAAACATGTCGTCGGCGTCCGTTTTGTTTGTGTTGGATGAAATGATGCAGGACGGACAACCAGGCGACTACGGCATTGTGACGGCACTCGGTCCGGGTTTCAGTTCGGAACAACTGCTCTTGAGGTGGTGA
- a CDS encoding isoprenylcysteine carboxyl methyltransferase family protein, producing MERFFLILTSVVCVQRIVELLIAKRHTQWMKARGGKEFGAEHYPLIVFVHVLFFVSMAVEVFAFKRTMPSWWWGPFTLFLIAQLLRYWCIRSLGRFWNTRIVVLPQAKVVHRGPYRFMRHPNYAVVTLELLSLPLIFGAYVTCIAISLLNMAVLKFVRIPAEERALSALTNYREEYGKRT from the coding sequence ATGGAACGTTTTTTTCTCATTCTAACTAGTGTCGTGTGCGTTCAGCGGATAGTTGAGCTCTTGATCGCCAAGCGCCACACCCAGTGGATGAAAGCGAGGGGAGGGAAGGAATTCGGTGCCGAACACTATCCGCTCATCGTCTTTGTTCACGTGTTGTTTTTTGTGTCCATGGCGGTTGAAGTGTTCGCGTTTAAACGGACGATGCCCTCGTGGTGGTGGGGTCCGTTTACGTTGTTTTTGATTGCGCAGCTGTTGCGGTACTGGTGTATCCGTTCGTTGGGGCGGTTTTGGAACACGCGCATTGTCGTGTTGCCGCAGGCAAAAGTCGTGCATCGCGGCCCATACCGCTTTATGCGCCATCCGAATTACGCCGTGGTCACCCTGGAACTGTTGTCGCTACCGCTCATTTTTGGTGCTTACGTGACGTGTATCGCCATTTCTTTACTCAATATGGCCGTTTTAAAGTTTGTCCGCATTCCGGCAGAAGAACGGGCCCTTTCTGCCTTGACGAACTACAGGGAAGAATACGGAAAAAGGACGTAG
- a CDS encoding LysM peptidoglycan-binding domain-containing protein — protein MHIHVVRAGESVWTISQQYGVSVDQIVALNQLEAPESLVPGIALVIPVPRQHVVQRGESLWLIANRYGTTVHQLARANDIADPSLVYAGQMLTIPDEPQPTIESNAYLETAVGPDRGATIVSDVADWLTYVSMFSYRVQPDGSVVQPDDAAAIQAARAEQAGPLLVLTNFTEEGFSSELARAVLDSSAVQDALIENLLSIMRQKLFIGINIDFEYVFPEDREKYNTFLRRAAPRFREAGFSISTAVAPKTGPEQTGLLYTAHDYPAHGAIVDFVILMTYEWGWSGGPPMAVAPINQVRRVLDYAVTVIPRNKIMMGIPLYGYDWALPYGPGTTARIVSPQQAIRLAVEQRVDIAFDTVAQSPFYYYTDERGQPHVVWFEDARSVEVKFNTVKAYGLRGVSYWVLGQEFPQNWALLRNRFNIRKYL, from the coding sequence GTGCACATTCACGTTGTCCGAGCTGGAGAAAGCGTATGGACCATCAGCCAGCAGTACGGTGTCAGTGTCGATCAAATTGTGGCGTTGAACCAACTTGAAGCGCCAGAGAGTCTCGTCCCGGGAATCGCCCTCGTCATCCCCGTCCCGAGGCAACACGTTGTACAACGAGGCGAAAGCTTGTGGTTGATCGCCAACCGCTACGGCACGACTGTCCATCAATTAGCCCGAGCGAACGATATCGCCGATCCGTCCCTCGTCTACGCCGGTCAAATGCTGACGATACCAGATGAACCGCAACCGACCATCGAAAGCAACGCATACTTGGAAACGGCTGTCGGTCCAGACCGCGGTGCCACAATCGTTTCTGACGTCGCCGACTGGTTGACGTACGTCAGTATGTTCAGTTACCGCGTGCAGCCGGACGGGTCCGTCGTCCAGCCGGACGATGCCGCTGCGATTCAGGCGGCACGGGCAGAGCAGGCCGGTCCACTGCTCGTGTTGACGAATTTCACCGAGGAAGGGTTCAGCTCGGAGTTGGCCAGAGCCGTTCTGGACAGTTCGGCCGTTCAGGACGCCCTCATCGAAAATTTGCTGTCGATTATGCGTCAAAAGCTTTTCATCGGGATCAACATTGACTTCGAATACGTTTTTCCCGAGGACAGGGAAAAGTACAACACCTTTTTGCGGCGTGCCGCTCCCCGTTTCCGCGAAGCGGGTTTCTCCATATCTACAGCCGTGGCGCCGAAAACGGGACCAGAACAGACCGGACTGTTGTACACGGCCCACGACTATCCGGCACACGGCGCCATCGTCGATTTCGTCATCTTAATGACGTACGAGTGGGGGTGGTCCGGCGGGCCGCCGATGGCGGTTGCCCCGATCAATCAAGTGCGTCGCGTCCTCGACTACGCCGTCACAGTCATACCGCGGAACAAGATCATGATGGGGATACCCCTGTACGGGTACGACTGGGCACTCCCCTACGGGCCTGGCACGACGGCCCGCATCGTCAGCCCGCAACAGGCCATTCGTTTAGCAGTGGAACAGCGGGTAGACATCGCATTCGACACTGTCGCCCAATCCCCCTTTTACTACTACACCGATGAGAGAGGACAGCCCCATGTCGTCTGGTTTGAAGATGCCCGCAGTGTGGAAGTGAAATTCAACACGGTCAAAGCGTACGGCCTGCGCGGCGTCAGTTACTGGGTGTTAGGTCAGGAGTTTCCGCAGAACTGGGCGCTGCTCCGCAACCGCTTCAACATAAGAAAATATTTGTAA
- a CDS encoding YaaC family protein, with protein MPRSIRRIYDEQPHAKMWDTYLYLESEPTVLQLLTKRYEQRGEEKAQHLAYANATPFIFYVRQARECFHTSRTASLTVKPLVLYYGVMSLTKAYVLSLDPHYPDRTALLRHGLSTRKRKKLNYRFQNDDIKVQKEGLLPHALSLLNLRHGFEETYKVWECLGQLPQLYNVYRQIVPHQALHPVYVSPQDRFSADCETTLYIEESLLDHFHLGPEGFVRMLNRHNARHAKGTFVVKPDQNRNRYVALTWKHPECRHVSRSGEGFQNTMVLQDATGQFFLRLTTERRLHLPEIVYYFMLLFHLGMLARYETERWGRSCSRLAAMSASSFTNCCNRQNGISPTSC; from the coding sequence ATGCCACGATCGATACGCCGCATTTACGACGAACAGCCCCACGCCAAAATGTGGGATACGTATCTGTACTTAGAAAGTGAACCGACCGTTCTCCAGTTGCTCACAAAACGCTATGAACAGCGCGGAGAAGAGAAAGCACAGCACCTCGCTTACGCCAACGCGACTCCTTTCATTTTTTACGTGAGACAAGCCCGCGAGTGCTTTCACACCTCGCGTACCGCGAGTCTCACAGTTAAACCGCTCGTCCTGTACTACGGCGTCATGAGTTTGACGAAGGCGTACGTTCTGTCCCTCGACCCTCACTATCCCGATCGCACCGCCCTGCTCCGGCACGGCCTCAGTACGCGTAAGCGAAAAAAATTGAACTACCGCTTTCAAAACGACGACATTAAAGTTCAGAAAGAAGGGCTCTTGCCCCACGCCCTCTCCTTGCTCAACTTGCGACACGGTTTCGAAGAGACGTATAAAGTGTGGGAATGCCTTGGACAACTTCCCCAACTGTACAACGTATACCGTCAAATCGTCCCCCATCAGGCCCTTCATCCCGTATACGTCTCTCCACAGGACCGTTTCAGCGCTGACTGCGAGACAACCCTCTACATCGAGGAATCTCTCCTCGACCACTTTCACCTCGGGCCAGAAGGGTTCGTCCGGATGCTGAACCGCCACAACGCCCGCCACGCTAAAGGGACATTTGTCGTCAAACCTGACCAAAACCGCAATCGTTACGTAGCCCTCACTTGGAAACACCCCGAATGTCGCCACGTCTCACGTTCCGGTGAAGGTTTTCAAAACACGATGGTGTTGCAAGATGCGACGGGGCAGTTCTTCTTGCGCTTGACGACCGAAAGGCGCTTGCACCTTCCTGAAATCGTCTACTACTTCATGTTGCTGTTCCACCTCGGCATGCTCGCCCGCTACGAAACGGAACGCTGGGGGAGATCGTGTTCACGTTTAGCAGCGATGAGCGCTTCCTCATTCACGAACTGCTGCAACAGACAGAACGGCATTTCCCCAACCTCTTGTTAA
- a CDS encoding D-alanyl-D-alanine carboxypeptidase family protein: MIEEKGRKWLYVSLAIALIVPLTTIGQAQRVQAVEQPDIDAKSYVLMDAESGRLLLSKEADTPLPPASMTKMMTEYLVLKAIEDGTLSWEQEVPVSANASKIEGSQVWLAENEVRTVRELFTAMSVYSANDATVALAEEVAGSETAFVEMMNEKAEDMGLNDTHFLNSTGLPQDMYPNPPQVDGEHLMSAKDSATLAKYLIEDFPDITEFTTIDKATFREGEPGAIDMINWNRMIKGLEHEYEGVDGLKTGETDAAGACFTGTAVRDNLRLIAVVMGTDSRNKRFEETKKLFEYGFTHYELKEFVKGNAPVPENETVDVRGGKKTEVEALTDRSVRFAVEKGTEKKYEAKVTFKEGLKAPIKAGDVVGELTYLYNGEPMANFQPVPLRAAADVEEAGWFRLFFRGLKDVVSGVFNGIADSVTGVFSS, translated from the coding sequence GTGATCGAGGAAAAGGGGCGGAAATGGTTATACGTATCGTTAGCCATCGCCTTGATCGTGCCGCTTACGACCATTGGACAAGCTCAACGTGTACAAGCTGTTGAGCAACCGGACATTGATGCGAAATCGTACGTTTTGATGGATGCCGAATCGGGTCGTCTTTTACTTTCCAAAGAAGCGGACACGCCGTTACCTCCTGCCAGTATGACGAAAATGATGACAGAGTACTTAGTGTTGAAAGCGATCGAAGACGGAACACTCAGCTGGGAGCAAGAAGTGCCCGTCAGTGCCAACGCGTCTAAAATCGAAGGGTCACAAGTGTGGCTGGCGGAAAACGAAGTGCGGACCGTCAGAGAGTTGTTTACCGCCATGTCGGTCTACTCGGCTAACGATGCTACGGTCGCCCTGGCCGAGGAAGTTGCCGGCAGTGAAACGGCCTTCGTGGAGATGATGAATGAGAAAGCGGAGGACATGGGTCTAAACGACACCCATTTCTTGAACAGTACCGGTTTGCCGCAAGACATGTACCCTAATCCGCCGCAAGTGGACGGAGAACATTTAATGTCAGCCAAAGACAGTGCGACGTTGGCCAAGTACTTGATCGAGGACTTCCCGGATATTACGGAATTTACGACGATTGACAAGGCGACATTTCGCGAGGGCGAACCCGGCGCCATAGACATGATCAACTGGAACCGGATGATTAAAGGCCTGGAACACGAGTACGAAGGTGTCGACGGGTTGAAAACGGGAGAGACTGACGCGGCTGGAGCGTGTTTTACGGGGACGGCCGTTCGGGACAACTTGCGGCTGATTGCAGTGGTCATGGGGACGGACAGCCGGAACAAGCGGTTTGAAGAGACGAAAAAACTGTTTGAGTACGGATTTACCCATTACGAATTGAAAGAATTTGTAAAAGGAAACGCGCCCGTCCCAGAAAACGAAACGGTTGACGTGAGGGGCGGAAAGAAAACCGAAGTTGAGGCATTGACAGATCGAAGTGTCCGCTTCGCGGTGGAAAAAGGGACAGAAAAAAAGTATGAAGCGAAAGTGACGTTCAAGGAGGGGTTAAAGGCTCCCATCAAAGCAGGGGATGTCGTGGGCGAATTGACCTACTTGTACAACGGGGAACCGATGGCGAATTTTCAGCCTGTCCCACTCCGGGCAGCAGCAGATGTGGAAGAAGCCGGCTGGTTTCGCCTTTTCTTCCGCGGGTTAAAAGATGTCGTCAGCGGGGTTTTTAACGGCATCGCTGACAGCGTTACGGGTGTGTTCTCCAGTTGA
- the serS gene encoding serine--tRNA ligase: protein MLNMKKLRRHFDEVKRQLAKRGELKEIDKFTELDVQRRELLQQSEQFKRERNAVSQHIAEKKKKGERADADIQAMREVGERIKALDERLRQLEDELENLLLSIPNIPHGSVPVGETEEDNVPVRYWGERAEVDFKRKMHWEVAHRLGLIDIERAGKVTGSRFVFYTGTGARLERALVNFMLDLHVEEHGYAEFVPPNMVNRQSMVGTGQLPKFAEDVFRVEGTDYFMIPTAEVPITNYHRDEILEEGDLPKKFTAYTPCFRSEAGAHGRDTRGLIRLHQFNKVELVQLVKPEDSYDVLEKLTHHAERVLQLLGLPYRVVNLCSGDLGFSAAKTYDIEVWMAASGIYREISSCSNFEDFQARRANIRFRRGAKGKPEFVHTLNGSGLAIDRTVAALLEYYQQEDGSVAIPEVLQPYMGGKTHLER, encoded by the coding sequence ATGCTAAATATGAAAAAATTGCGTCGACATTTCGATGAAGTTAAACGACAACTCGCGAAGCGCGGCGAATTAAAGGAAATTGACAAGTTCACCGAGTTAGATGTTCAGCGTCGTGAACTTCTACAACAAAGCGAACAGTTCAAAAGGGAACGGAATGCCGTTTCCCAGCACATTGCCGAAAAGAAGAAAAAGGGCGAACGCGCTGATGCCGACATTCAAGCGATGCGTGAAGTGGGGGAACGGATTAAAGCGTTGGACGAACGCTTGCGCCAATTGGAGGATGAGTTGGAAAATTTGCTTCTCTCCATTCCGAATATTCCGCACGGAAGTGTCCCCGTCGGTGAGACGGAGGAAGACAACGTCCCAGTGCGTTACTGGGGAGAACGGGCGGAAGTAGATTTTAAGCGCAAGATGCATTGGGAAGTAGCCCATCGACTCGGGTTGATTGACATTGAGCGGGCGGGGAAAGTCACCGGGTCGCGCTTTGTCTTCTACACCGGCACAGGGGCCCGGTTGGAACGGGCGCTCGTGAACTTTATGCTCGATTTGCACGTGGAAGAGCACGGTTATGCTGAGTTCGTCCCCCCGAACATGGTCAATCGACAAAGTATGGTCGGAACGGGGCAACTCCCCAAATTCGCGGAAGACGTGTTTCGGGTGGAAGGGACGGATTACTTCATGATTCCGACGGCTGAAGTCCCGATTACGAACTACCACCGCGATGAGATTTTGGAAGAAGGCGATTTGCCGAAAAAGTTTACTGCCTACACGCCGTGTTTCCGATCCGAGGCAGGAGCACACGGACGCGATACGCGCGGCCTCATTCGCCTGCACCAGTTTAACAAGGTGGAATTAGTTCAACTGGTAAAACCTGAAGACTCTTATGACGTATTGGAAAAGTTGACGCATCATGCGGAACGCGTACTGCAACTTCTGGGACTTCCGTACAGAGTGGTCAATTTGTGTTCGGGGGATCTCGGGTTTTCTGCGGCAAAGACGTACGACATCGAGGTGTGGATGGCAGCGAGCGGAATATACCGGGAAATTTCGTCCTGCAGCAACTTTGAAGATTTCCAGGCTCGCCGAGCGAACATCCGCTTTCGCCGAGGTGCGAAAGGAAAGCCGGAATTCGTACACACGCTCAACGGTTCGGGGCTCGCCATTGACCGAACGGTTGCGGCACTGCTGGAGTATTACCAACAAGAAGACGGCTCGGTGGCCATTCCAGAAGTTCTTCAGCCGTACATGGGAGGAAAAACGCATCTCGAAAGGTAG
- a CDS encoding DoxX family protein, with protein MVRVLRENAVMSYILLVARLYLGWAWLTAGWEKVIGDFDATGFLKSAIERSAGDHPAVQGWWATFLENVALPYVGFFNFLVAWGEVFVGIGLILGVFTTFSALMGIVMNFAFLFSGTTSTNPQMVLITIFVLVAGYNAGKIGLDRWVIPALRGKRRAGHYSPAQ; from the coding sequence ATGGTCCGCGTGTTGAGAGAAAATGCCGTCATGTCTTACATTCTTTTGGTTGCCCGTCTTTATTTAGGATGGGCGTGGCTGACAGCCGGATGGGAGAAAGTGATTGGGGACTTCGATGCGACGGGTTTTTTGAAAAGTGCCATTGAACGTTCCGCAGGTGATCATCCGGCTGTCCAAGGCTGGTGGGCGACATTTTTAGAAAACGTTGCTCTTCCGTATGTCGGTTTTTTTAACTTCCTCGTGGCATGGGGGGAAGTGTTCGTTGGCATCGGATTAATTTTAGGGGTCTTTACAACTTTTTCCGCCCTTATGGGCATTGTGATGAATTTTGCCTTTTTGTTTTCCGGAACGACTAGTACGAATCCTCAAATGGTGTTGATCACCATTTTCGTCTTAGTTGCCGGTTACAATGCTGGGAAGATCGGTTTAGACCGATGGGTCATTCCTGCCCTTAGAGGAAAGAGGCGTGCTGGACACTATTCACCTGCTCAGTAA
- the tadA gene encoding tRNA adenosine(34) deaminase TadA yields MRLAIEEAKKAQTVGEVPIGAVVVKDGEIIASGYNRRETSKDPTNHAEIVAIRRASQELGGWRLVGCTLVVTLEPCPMCAGAIVQSRIERVVYGTDDPKAGCAGTLMNLLDEPRLNHQADVVSGVLSSECSALLSHFFRELRKK; encoded by the coding sequence ATGCGTCTGGCGATAGAAGAAGCCAAAAAAGCCCAAACTGTCGGCGAAGTTCCCATAGGAGCCGTCGTCGTCAAAGACGGCGAAATTATCGCGTCTGGCTACAACAGGAGGGAAACGAGCAAAGACCCGACGAATCACGCGGAAATCGTTGCCATTCGCCGAGCGAGTCAAGAACTCGGCGGATGGCGGTTGGTAGGGTGTACGCTCGTCGTCACGTTGGAACCGTGTCCGATGTGTGCCGGGGCGATCGTGCAATCCCGGATTGAGCGGGTTGTGTACGGAACCGACGACCCGAAAGCGGGGTGTGCCGGCACTTTAATGAATCTACTTGACGAACCTCGCTTGAACCACCAAGCGGACGTCGTTTCAGGCGTGCTGTCTTCGGAATGCAGCGCTCTTTTGTCACATTTTTTTCGTGAGTTGCGGAAAAAGTAG